Proteins from a genomic interval of Candidatus Binatota bacterium:
- the rpsI gene encoding 30S ribosomal protein S9: protein MAIIGKTLRARGAAAADSGSADSGKRKAVSPANEATGRRKSAVARVSLVAGDGKVTVNQRTQEDYFPRPTARMIIAQPFELTGTAGSYDLSVRVRGGGVSAQASAVRHAVSRALIELQPDLRPALKKAGYLTRDAREVERKKYGHHKARKRPQFSKR from the coding sequence ATGGCTATAATTGGAAAGACTTTACGGGCCCGGGGCGCTGCAGCAGCAGACAGCGGGTCTGCCGACAGCGGCAAGAGGAAGGCAGTATCGCCTGCTAACGAGGCAACCGGCAGGCGCAAGAGCGCTGTCGCGCGAGTGTCACTGGTTGCGGGCGATGGCAAGGTCACGGTCAACCAGCGAACGCAGGAGGACTACTTTCCCAGGCCCACTGCCCGAATGATCATTGCCCAACCCTTTGAGCTCACCGGTACGGCCGGTTCCTACGATCTCTCTGTGAGGGTTCGAGGCGGAGGGGTTTCGGCCCAGGCTTCGGCCGTGCGGCACGCGGTCAGCCGCGCGCTTATCGAATTGCAGCCCGACCTGAGGCCGGCGCTGAAGAAGGCCGGCTATCTCACGCGCGATGCACGTGAGGTGGAGCGAAAGAAATACGGTCATCACAAGGCTCGTAAACGGCCTCAATTCTCCAAGAGGTAG
- the rplM gene encoding 50S ribosomal protein L13, which translates to MQKVTRSLSVEEARDARKWYVVDAEGLVLGRLATRIAHVLRGKHNPAFTPHVDCGDFVVVTNASKVVLTGNKLQGKKYYRHSGFPGGITETTAGRLLETRPEQVIEKAVVGMLPPGRLGRRLALKLKIYAGEEHPHVAQAPEQLPV; encoded by the coding sequence ATGCAGAAGGTCACCAGAAGCCTGTCAGTAGAAGAGGCACGCGATGCGCGTAAGTGGTACGTCGTGGACGCGGAGGGCCTGGTTCTAGGTCGCCTCGCGACCAGGATCGCCCACGTGCTCAGGGGAAAACACAACCCGGCTTTTACGCCCCACGTGGATTGCGGGGACTTCGTAGTCGTGACCAACGCGAGCAAAGTGGTGCTCACTGGCAATAAGCTCCAAGGCAAAAAGTACTACCGGCACAGCGGCTTTCCCGGAGGCATAACCGAGACCACGGCCGGCCGGCTGCTCGAGACCCGCCCCGAGCAGGTAATAGAGAAGGCGGTGGTAGGAATGTTGCCCCCGGGCAGGCTTGGTCGTAGGTTGGCGCTAAAGTTAAAGATCTACGCGGGTGAAGAGCACCCCCACGTGGCCCAGGCACCGGAGCAGTTGCCAGTTTGA